One Paenibacillus crassostreae DNA segment encodes these proteins:
- the asnS gene encoding asparagine--tRNA ligase: MSTKSVIRDVNQHVGETVTIGSWINNKRSSGKIQFLQLRDGTGYIQGVIVKSEVSEQVWDDAKSLTQESSLYVTGVIREEPRSASGYEMTVTGIEVIHITENYPITPKEHGVDFLMDHRHLWLRSNKQRAILVIRAEIIRSVRQFFDTNGFTLVDPPILTPTSAEGTTNLFHTKYFDEDAYLTQSGQLYMEAAAMALGKVYSFGPTFRAEKSKTRRHLIEFWMIEPEMAFTDHEESLRVQENFISHVVQSVLKNCRTELETVGRDISKLEQIQAPFPRITYDDAIEFLHEKGFDIPWGDDFGAPHETAIAESYDKPVFITHYPAGIKAFYMKPDPNRPEVVLCADMIAPEGYGEIIGGSQRIDDQALLEERFKEHGLSLDTYQWYMDLRQYGSVPHSGFGLGLERTVAWICGLDHVRETIAFPRTLYRLYP, encoded by the coding sequence ATGTCCACGAAAAGCGTGATTCGTGATGTGAATCAACATGTAGGAGAAACTGTAACCATTGGAAGCTGGATTAACAATAAGCGTTCTAGCGGTAAAATTCAATTTTTACAGTTGCGTGACGGAACAGGTTATATTCAAGGAGTTATTGTCAAGAGCGAGGTATCTGAACAGGTATGGGATGATGCCAAAAGTCTAACACAAGAAAGTTCTTTGTATGTGACAGGAGTTATCCGTGAAGAACCAAGAAGTGCATCGGGGTATGAAATGACGGTTACGGGTATAGAAGTGATACACATCACTGAGAATTATCCGATTACACCTAAAGAACATGGCGTAGATTTCTTAATGGATCATCGGCATTTATGGCTTCGTTCGAATAAACAACGTGCGATACTAGTTATCCGTGCAGAGATTATTCGTTCAGTACGCCAGTTCTTTGATACTAACGGATTCACCTTGGTAGATCCACCAATCCTAACACCTACTTCTGCAGAAGGAACAACGAATCTTTTCCATACCAAATACTTTGATGAAGATGCCTATCTAACTCAAAGTGGTCAATTGTATATGGAAGCTGCAGCAATGGCGTTAGGCAAAGTCTATTCCTTCGGGCCGACATTCCGTGCCGAGAAGTCAAAGACACGTCGTCACCTCATTGAATTCTGGATGATTGAGCCTGAGATGGCTTTTACCGATCATGAGGAAAGTCTACGTGTACAAGAGAACTTTATCAGTCATGTTGTACAATCAGTCTTGAAAAATTGTCGTACAGAATTAGAAACTGTAGGTCGTGACATTTCGAAACTTGAACAAATTCAAGCACCATTCCCACGTATAACTTACGATGATGCTATAGAATTCCTACATGAAAAAGGATTCGATATTCCTTGGGGTGATGATTTCGGCGCACCTCATGAGACTGCTATTGCTGAAAGTTATGATAAACCCGTATTTATTACGCATTATCCAGCTGGAATCAAAGCATTCTATATGAAACCAGATCCTAACCGACCTGAAGTTGTACTCTGTGCTGATATGATCGCACCTGAAGGATATGGTGAAATCATCGGTGGATCACAGCGTATTGATGACCAAGCACTACTTGAAGAACGATTCAAGGAACATGGATTGTCATTAGACACATATCAATGGTACATGGATCTACGTCAATATGGATCTGTCCCGCATTCTGGTTTCGGTCTAGGACTAGAGCGTACTGTAGCCTGGATTTGCGGACTTGATCATGTGCGTGAGACAATTGCCTTCCCACGTACGTTGTATCGTCTTTATCCTTAA
- a CDS encoding acetate/propionate family kinase, which translates to MKVLVINSGSSSLKYQLYDMTDESVLAKGLVERIGMESSILNHKPTGGQEVTEVKEILEHNTAIRKVLAMLTDSEHGVIESIDEIDAVGHRVVHGGESFKASALVDDNAKSEIRRLIDLAPLHNPAAMMGITASEANMPGIPMVVVFDTAFHQDMPKKAYLYAIPKVLYNKYKVRRYGFHGTSHEYVSKAAAEFLGQSIEDLKIITCHIGNGGSITAVLGGHSVDTSMGMTPLEGLMMGTRSGDLDPAIVPYVMNKEELTVNEVNSMLNKHSGLLAISGVSSDMREITDGLAEGDPNCTLAFEMYEYRMRKYIGSYAAAMNGVDVIVFTAGVGENSVVVREKVCENLTYLGVEIDDALNAIRSGEPRLISTANSKVKVLVVPTNEELVIARDTYRIVNESK; encoded by the coding sequence ATGAAAGTTCTAGTTATTAATTCAGGAAGTTCTTCTTTGAAATATCAATTATACGATATGACTGATGAGTCGGTTCTGGCAAAAGGTCTTGTAGAGCGCATTGGAATGGAGTCTTCCATCCTTAATCATAAACCTACTGGAGGTCAGGAAGTAACTGAGGTCAAAGAGATCTTAGAGCATAATACTGCTATTCGTAAAGTACTTGCTATGCTGACAGACTCAGAGCACGGTGTGATCGAATCCATAGATGAAATAGATGCTGTAGGTCATCGTGTAGTCCATGGGGGAGAATCATTTAAGGCATCTGCTCTCGTTGATGATAATGCGAAGTCGGAAATTCGCCGATTGATCGATTTAGCACCACTACACAATCCGGCAGCGATGATGGGGATTACAGCCTCAGAAGCAAACATGCCGGGAATTCCAATGGTTGTTGTATTCGATACCGCCTTCCATCAAGATATGCCTAAAAAGGCATATCTATATGCGATACCTAAAGTACTTTATAACAAATACAAAGTACGTCGTTACGGCTTCCATGGTACTTCGCATGAATATGTAAGTAAAGCAGCAGCTGAATTCTTAGGGCAATCAATTGAGGACTTGAAGATCATTACTTGTCATATCGGTAACGGAGGAAGTATAACGGCTGTTCTAGGTGGACATTCTGTTGATACTTCAATGGGAATGACACCATTAGAGGGATTGATGATGGGAACTCGTAGTGGAGACCTCGATCCAGCTATTGTGCCGTATGTTATGAATAAAGAAGAATTGACTGTCAATGAAGTTAATTCTATGTTGAATAAACATAGTGGGCTTCTAGCGATATCTGGTGTTAGCAGTGACATGAGAGAGATAACAGATGGCTTGGCAGAAGGCGATCCGAATTGTACATTAGCTTTTGAAATGTATGAATATCGTATGCGTAAATATATTGGTTCTTACGCTGCGGCAATGAATGGTGTTGACGTTATTGTATTTACAGCTGGTGTTGGTGAAAATTCTGTCGTAGTTCGTGAGAAAGTATGCGAGAATTTAACATATCTAGGTGTTGAAATTGATGATGCATTGAATGCTATTCGTTCAGGCGAACCACGTTTGATCTCAACTGCTAACTCTAAGGTGAAGGTGTTAGTCGTACCAACCAATGAGGAATTGGTTATTGCTCGGGATACTTACCGTATCGTTAATGAATCGAAATAG
- a CDS encoding 3-hydroxyacyl-CoA dehydrogenase family protein yields MLFKKIGVIGGGTMGQGIAEMLAAKGIDVLLVEKTAEKLDYSYHMIEMSLDKQLEKWGITQTEKKLILSRIQKVVHFAELGTCDMVIEAIYEDIEAKKEVFAQLDQVCPNNIILASNTSTLSLTELASSTMYPERVIGMHFIHPVGKVDLVEIIRGLKTSEITFVETKRFVEEIVNKKGVMIYESPGFVTSRLICLLINEALHILQEGVASAEDIDDAMRIGYQFQNGPLEMADRFGLDSVLAALERMFREFGELKYRPSTILKKMVRAGNLGVKTGEGFFTYDKDGDRI; encoded by the coding sequence ATGTTATTCAAAAAAATAGGTGTCATCGGCGGCGGCACGATGGGGCAAGGAATTGCTGAAATGCTGGCTGCAAAGGGCATTGATGTATTGTTAGTTGAGAAAACTGCAGAAAAATTAGATTATTCTTATCATATGATCGAAATGAGCCTCGACAAACAGCTTGAGAAATGGGGAATTACTCAAACTGAGAAGAAATTGATTCTTAGCAGAATTCAAAAGGTGGTTCATTTCGCTGAATTAGGTACTTGTGACATGGTTATTGAAGCCATTTATGAAGATATAGAAGCGAAAAAAGAAGTTTTTGCACAATTGGACCAAGTTTGTCCTAATAATATAATTCTTGCAAGTAATACTTCTACACTTAGTTTAACTGAACTTGCAAGTTCCACGATGTATCCAGAACGTGTAATTGGTATGCATTTCATCCATCCCGTAGGAAAAGTGGATTTAGTTGAAATTATTCGTGGATTGAAAACATCAGAAATTACTTTTGTAGAAACAAAACGTTTTGTTGAAGAAATAGTTAATAAGAAGGGTGTTATGATCTATGAATCCCCTGGATTTGTTACTTCTCGTTTAATTTGTTTATTAATTAATGAAGCACTACATATTCTTCAAGAAGGAGTAGCATCTGCTGAGGATATCGATGATGCTATGCGTATTGGATATCAATTCCAGAATGGTCCACTTGAAATGGCAGATCGTTTCGGGCTTGATTCTGTACTTGCAGCACTTGAAAGAATGTTCCGTGAATTTGGCGAATTGAAATATCGTCCTTCAACCATTCTTAAGAAGATGGTTCGTGCTGGGAATTTAGGGGTTAAAACAGGTGAAGGATTCTTTACGTATGACAAGGATGGTGACAGAATATGA
- a CDS encoding AAA family ATPase has protein sequence MPKWIKEVLIGFIPVLLIFLGYIGVNIVPILLAGVLVAGLLFFMNNRGGVAVGAMADRKRKKKLPSKLTFDEIGGQEHPKEELMEALDFLIRHEEIQKFGIRPLKGILLTGPPGTGKTLLAKAASQYTDSVFTAVAGSEFVEMYVGVGAGRVRDLFRDARTRATKEKKKSAVIFIDEIDVIGGKREGGQQREYDQTLNQLLTEMDGIYDNESPRILIIAATNRKEMLDSALLRPGRFDRHIQVDLPDKKGRKHILGIHAKNKPIHIDTNLDKIAEESYGFSGAQLESVMNEAAIYMMRENKSEIEQQHLSMAIDKVMMGEKTDRDSTQEEKKRVAIHELGHAIMAEIVRPGSVSQVALSPRGQALGYVRHNPQEEQYLYTKSYLEEQIMIALGGAASEEIYYGGRSTGSSNDFEQALNIVQTMMKSGLTSLGIVKLEMVTTEELMKENNVILEQLMTRTRETLEQHRNIFDQSLDILMKEENLSGEQFRYLFNESSQLPA, from the coding sequence TTGGCTATATTGGTGTGAATATTGTTCCCATTCTATTAGCAGGAGTGCTAGTGGCAGGATTATTGTTTTTTATGAATAATCGAGGTGGAGTTGCTGTTGGAGCAATGGCTGACCGGAAGCGTAAGAAGAAACTTCCAAGTAAGCTGACCTTTGATGAGATTGGGGGGCAAGAGCATCCCAAAGAGGAATTGATGGAAGCATTAGATTTTCTCATCCGACATGAAGAAATTCAGAAATTTGGAATTCGACCTTTGAAAGGAATCTTACTAACAGGACCTCCAGGAACAGGGAAAACATTACTCGCAAAAGCAGCCAGTCAATATACTGATTCTGTATTTACTGCAGTCGCAGGTAGTGAATTTGTTGAAATGTACGTTGGTGTTGGAGCGGGTAGAGTTCGTGATTTATTCCGCGATGCACGCACTCGTGCAACTAAAGAAAAGAAGAAAAGCGCCGTTATTTTTATTGATGAGATTGACGTTATAGGTGGTAAACGTGAAGGTGGTCAGCAACGTGAGTATGACCAGACTTTAAATCAGCTATTAACAGAGATGGACGGTATATACGATAATGAAAGTCCAAGAATACTCATCATAGCTGCAACGAACCGTAAGGAAATGTTAGATAGCGCGCTCCTTCGTCCTGGACGATTCGATCGACATATTCAGGTTGATTTACCGGATAAAAAAGGGCGCAAACATATTCTCGGAATACATGCTAAGAATAAACCCATTCATATAGACACTAATTTGGATAAAATTGCTGAAGAGTCATATGGCTTCTCGGGAGCTCAGCTTGAAAGTGTGATGAATGAAGCAGCAATATACATGATGAGAGAGAATAAGTCAGAAATAGAGCAGCAGCATTTATCCATGGCAATTGATAAAGTGATGATGGGTGAGAAAACGGATCGTGACTCTACACAGGAAGAGAAAAAGAGAGTTGCCATTCATGAATTAGGGCATGCTATTATGGCTGAGATTGTACGTCCAGGTAGTGTTAGTCAAGTGGCCCTTAGTCCACGAGGTCAAGCCCTTGGATATGTTCGTCACAATCCTCAAGAGGAGCAGTACCTCTATACGAAATCATATCTAGAAGAACAGATCATGATTGCTCTTGGTGGGGCTGCCTCAGAAGAAATATATTATGGTGGGCGTAGTACTGGATCAAGTAATGATTTCGAACAAGCATTAAATATCGTCCAAACGATGATGAAGTCTGGATTAACATCATTAGGGATTGTGAAGCTAGAAATGGTAACAACAGAAGAATTGATGAAAGAAAATAATGTCATATTAGAACAATTAATGACACGAACAAGAGAGACTCTTGAGCAACATCGAAATATATTTGATCAATCATTAGATATCCTTATGAAAGAGGAAAACCTATCTGGAGAACAATTTCGATATCTATTCAATGAATCTTCACAATTACCAGCATAA